Proteins encoded by one window of Brachionichthys hirsutus isolate HB-005 unplaced genomic scaffold, CSIRO-AGI_Bhir_v1 contig_925, whole genome shotgun sequence:
- the LOC137915742 gene encoding gap junction delta-2 protein-like produces MGDWSILGRFLTEVQNHSTVIGKIWLTMLLIFRILLVALVGDAVYSDEQSKFICNTLQPGCNNVCYDTFAPVSHLRFWVFQIVLVSTPSIFYIVYVLQKITKNEKLEVRKQIEGDKEMMLQAGGPYDTAYGTEEGRSQEDECEDQSHLKEETRELGKDPTQLSSQVLFIYIIHVLLRSIMEITFLIGQYYLFGFEVPHLYRCDAYPCPNRTDCFVSRATEKTIFLNFMFSVSLGCFILNIVELHYLGWIYIFRVLFSACCTCCNPGTGPMKQVGFYSDNNPLLLELKHSLRGRVILQTTSTLSRDKCSSNPNQTSAISFETDSTLECTSKRNPDEKERTKARLAKIGRGKKSWL; encoded by the coding sequence ATGGGAGACTGGTCCATTCTTGGCCGCTTCCTAACGGAGGTTCAAAACCATTCCACTGTCATCGGAAAGATATGGCTGACAATGCTTCTGATCTTCCGGATCTTGCTTGTGGCCCTGGTGGGCGATGCTGTCTACAGTGATGAGCAGTCCAAATTCATCTGCAACACCCTACAGCCTGGATGTAACAATGTCTGCTATGACACTTTTGCTCCTGTCTCGCACTTGCGGTTTTGGGTCTTTCAGATTGTACTCGTCTCTACACCTTCGATCTTCTACATCGTGTATGTCTTGCAAAAAATCACCAAGAATGAAAAGTTAGAAGTAAGAAAACAGATTGAAGGAGATAAAGAGATGATGCTGCAAGCTGGCGGTCCTTATGACACGGCTTATGGCACCGAGGAGGGGCGCTCACAGGAAGATGAGTGCGAAGACCAGAGTCATCTGAAGGAGGAAACGAGAGAGTTAGGAAAGGATCCAACCCAGCTCTCCAGCCAGGTGCTATTTATCTACATCATACATGTTCTGCTGCGCTCCATCATGGAGATAACCTTTCTTATTGGGCAGTATTACCTTTTTGGATTTGAAGTTCCGCACCTTTACAGATGTGACGCTTACCCCTGTCCAAACAGAACCGACTGCTTTGTATCTCGAGCCACAGAGAAGACCATCTTTCTCAACTTCATGTTCAGCGTCAGTCTCGGTTGCTTCATCCTGAACATTGTGGAGCTGCACTATTTGGGCTGGATATATATTTTCAGAGTATTATTCTCTGCGTGCTGCACATGCTGCAATCCAGGTACAGGCCCCATGAAACAGGTGGGATTTTACTCGGACAACAACCCGCTGTTGCTTGAGCTCAAACATTCCTTACGTGGCAGGGTCATCTTGCAGACCACCTCCACCTTGTCCCGGGACAAGTGCAGCAGTAACCCAAACCAGACCTCAGCCATTTCCTTTGAGACAGACTCGACTTTGGAATGCACGTCAAAGAGAAATCCTGATGAGAAGGAACGCACCAAAGCTAGACTGGCCAAGATTGGAAGGGGCAAAAAGTCATggctgtaa